The region GCAACGTCGTGAAATTTCTGATGGTGGAATCGAATTATTAGTAGATCCAGCGAAAGTACGCCGAACGCTATCCGATGCACAATACAGTTATGGTCGTATACAGAAATTGCTTTTAGATCTGCGCGTCGCAACAGTTGAAATTATAACGCCAGAGCTGGAGAAAAGCGGCGACTGTATAATAGGGGGACTGATCGATCATGTAGTGCCATCACCTATGACGCGTCCAGATCCTTTGACTGGGGGAGAACGCCGTTTATGGCGTGTCCGTCTGGGTGTTGCATTAGCGATGTTACTCAAAAAAGATTTGCCATTTTATTATCATCCTGGCCCCATAGCTCGGCTACAACATGGTATTAGCCAGGCAGTCGCTCGTCATGTCTTAACCCATAGGAATAATCCTTTAGGAGGGTGGTATATGGATACGTTGATATTAGCAGTGTGCGGTGAAGGAACGAGTAATATGACTTTACGTAACTATCGTCGGAGATTGAAAGAAGATTCCGTGCAATTGCTGGAAATTGGAATTGATTTGAACGGTTCTAGGATAAAACGTGTCACAACGGCCCGATATTGTGTCACAACGGCCCGATAGCGTGTTATAGCGGCCCGGTAGCGTGCTACAGCGGCCCGATTTTTTACTATTCAGCAGTATTTACAGGATCGTTCAGGAACTACAGTCTTTGAAATCACCTGCCTGAGCAGGCGCTTTCAAATCTAGAATCGGCCAAAGGCCGATTGTTGTACGCCAGAAGAAGAGATTACTTACTCGTTTGGTATATTGACACTTGAGGTAGGTTTTATGACATATGAGGTACGCCCCTAGCTTTAGGCATAGGGAGGAAGATTTTAGCCGCTAAAATCTGCAATGCACATGCTTTGACAATGTAAGTAAAAAAGTGCATGAGAAAATAAAAGATTTCTTACAATATATCGAAACATAAATACAGTTGGTGGACGCCCATTTATAACTACTAAAGGTCATTTTCAAAAGGGAGAAATATAGTTTCCTTGCAAGAAACACATTTGCTGCAGATCTTTACCCGAGTAATCCTATATTAATACGCTAAGAAAACACATCCTGTACACTGAAATACACATTGATGTGCACAGATATACTACGGCAACAGGAGGGCAGGACATGTAAAGTAGGCCCACCGCTACGGTGTTCCAACTTTACCACTCCCTATTCGCCGCATCGCGGCTCAAGGGCGTCCTGCTCTGCGAGGCTGCCAGGCTACCGCCTGTATGGAGAGCTATATGAAAGTTACTCAGACTAGAAAAAATAGTACGCCAATAAAAGTTTATTGTTTACCCGAAGAAAAAATTCTCATCCAAGAAAATGCAGAAGCATCTGGATTAAGTGTTGCCTGTTTTGTTCGTAGAGTTGCAATGGGTTATCAGGTTGATTCTATCGTAGATATAAAACAGGTTAATGAACTTAGCCGAGTAAATGCTGATCTTGGAAGACTTGGCGGATTACTTAAATTATGGCTCGCAAATGATCCTCGAACAGTTGATTTTTCACCCACACTGATAAGAACCTTGCTTGCGAAAATAGAATCAACTCGCCAAGAACTAAGGAACATTATGGATAAAATCTTGGATAAATAAATGTGTGGTTTCCTATATACCTGCGTCTGTTAACAGACAGTGTGTTAAATATTACTGAACTGATGAAAAATAGGTGAGCAAATGGATTTAATTTTCCAAGTGGTTTCATTACAAAGAGGGATTTTAGCCGCTAAAAAAGGTTTAATAGTTCCTTTCGTGGCGTCCGTCATGGCATTACCGGTGAAGGCCGGAATTCCCGTTATTGATGGCACTAATGTGGTTCAGACCACAATCAGCGCAGTTAACAACGTTCAGGCTGTGGCTAAACAAATCCAGCAGTACCAGACGCAGCTGCAGCAGTATGAAAACATGCTGCAGAACACCGTAGCACCTGCGGCCTATATCTGGGACCAGGCAAATTCAACAATTAATAAATTGTTGCAGGTGCAGGATACCCTTAATTACTACAAGAATCAGGCCGGGAGTCTCGATGCGTACCTGAAACGATATCAGGATGTTAACTACTACAGGTCATCACCTTGCTTTAACAGCAATGTTGAATGTACCTCGTCTGAAATTAGCGCATTGCGTGAAGCTGAACAGAACAGTTCAGGGGCACGTAAAAAGGCCAATGACGCGCTATTTAAGGTAATTGACGAACAGCAGAACACCCTGCAGAGCGATGCTGATAACCTTGCAGATTTGCAAACTCAGGCAACCGGCTCACAAGGGCAAATGGAAGCTATTCAGGCCGCTACCCAGCTTGCCAGTGCACAGACAAACCAGTTACTGCAAATCCGCTCGCTTCTGGTAGCTCAACAAAACGCTGCGGCAACACTGGCACAGGCTCAGGCCGATAAAGAAGCCCAACAAATAGCTGCTGATGAGAAAGTATTAGCTGGACAGAACACACCAAGCCCGAAGCGAATTTGGTGAGGAACAACTGAATGAAAAATACAATTATGATGGTTTTTATTCTAATCATTTCAATGATTATATGTTCTTGCGAAAAAAACGATAACGTTTGCTCATCGACGCCAGATAATAAATTTGATGCACATAGATCCGATAAGTGTGCATTGCGTAGTAATAACAATCCAAGCCCTAAACGAGAATGGTAATCATGAAAATAGTAAGTAAGCTCACCTTTTTAGGTATCATCCTTTTCTTTTCTATAAATGCCTATGCTGGTCAATTAGATAGTAGCGGGCTACTTGATATTTTATTAGATAAGTTTCAACAAGTAGCCAGTACATGGACAACAGTAATTGCTGACTATGCAAATTGGCTCTTCTGGGGGCTGGTATTAATAAGTATGGTTTGGACATTTGGTATGATGGCGATGCAAGGGGAAGGGTTGACAGGCGTACTTGCTGAAATAGTTCGCTTTTTTGCCGTCGTTGGTTTTTTTTATTATCTTTTAATCAACGGCCCATCCATATCGCAATCCATAATTAATTCAATGAGACAACTTGCAGCAAACGCGTTAGGAATAAGTACTGGTATTTCTCCATCAAGCATAGTTGATATGGCGTTTGCGATATTAACAAAGGTCAGTTCAGCCGCATCAATTTGGTCGCCAATGATATCCACCATTATGATAACAGTCGCGATAATCGTTTTGGTAGTGATGTCCCTTATAGCGATAAATATGCTAATCATGTTGGTTTCTGCATGGGTGTTATGCTATGCCGGAGTTATATTACTTGGGTTTGGTGGTTCGAAATGGACCTCTGATATAGCAATTAATTACTTACGAACTGTTTTATCGATTGGCATTCAATTATTCACGATGACATTAATTATTGGGGTTGGACAATCATTTATAGATCAATATTTTTCTCTTATTAAAGATGATGTTCCTGATCTTAATAGTCTTATCGTTTTGCTTCTGGCGTCAATTATCCTGTTAGTATTAACGAATAAGCTACCACTGTTGTTATCAGGTGTTGTAGGAGGGGCTTCTTTACAAGGGATTGGTGGATTTGGGGCGGGTATGATTACCGGCGCAGCCACTACTGCCATCAGCGGTGCTGGAGCAATGGCAATGGGGGCATCAGCTCAAGCCAGCGGTGGAGCCTCTGCATTAAAGGCAGCGTTCGAGTCTGCGCAAGCTGCCATGGCCGAAGAATCTGGTTCAGGCGGTGGAGGCGGTTCCGGTGGCGGATTTGGCGGCGGGGAAGATACCGGTTCCGTAGATACTTCTGGCGGCCAACCCTCAGGCGATTCCGGTGGTTCGTCTGCTGGGAGCTGTTCAGGTAGCGCCAGAGGAGGAAGTCAGGGGTTTGCTTCATTCTCACGAGCTGGCCGCATGGCAAGCCATATGGGAAGCAGTATGGCTAACGGAACTGCTGAATACCAGACAATGAAGCGAAGTAGCGATGCTTCTCGTGTCCAACGGACAATTGGAGGGGAGTTGGCGACTCAGATACGTAAACAAACAGCTACTCGTCGGGATAACCTCGACCATGATGATTTTGCCGGAGATAGCTTATCCGGCAATAATAATTCTTGAATCAAGCGCATCAGTTTACGGGGGAGCGCGAGCTGACGCTTCCACTGAGCGAACTTTACTTCTGCAACTCAAAGGAAAAACTATGTCCAAGACTTCCGATTCACGGTTACGCAATGAGGGCTTTCGTAAAGCAGAGGCTTCCCTGAGACTTGAAGGAAGGGACCCCAGTGGTACGCCACTGTACGAGTCCATTAAGGCACGTATTATTTCAGGTGAGCTGACGTATGAGCAGGGGCGTTCAGAGATTCTTGCATACTACACAAAAGCAGATACTGACGGGCCTGTGACAGTGGGAGAGATGCTGGTAGAGGAATTTTTAAAACCGCTGAACATGTCTCATGATGAACTGGCGGAAGCTATGGGTATTTGCAAACAGGATGTTGACGATATTATCTGCGGTTTGCGTCGTGTTACGGATGATGAGGCTCGCGTTCTTGCTACCATATTTGGTACCGATGTGGAT is a window of Serratia plymuthica DNA encoding:
- a CDS encoding HigA family addiction module antitoxin; its protein translation is MSKTSDSRLRNEGFRKAEASLRLEGRDPSGTPLYESIKARIISGELTYEQGRSEILAYYTKADTDGPVTVGEMLVEEFLKPLNMSHDELAEAMGICKQDVDDIICGLRRVTDDEARVLATIFGTDVDFWSNLQEMQYNQEK
- the trbJ gene encoding P-type conjugative transfer protein TrbJ, with translation MDLIFQVVSLQRGILAAKKGLIVPFVASVMALPVKAGIPVIDGTNVVQTTISAVNNVQAVAKQIQQYQTQLQQYENMLQNTVAPAAYIWDQANSTINKLLQVQDTLNYYKNQAGSLDAYLKRYQDVNYYRSSPCFNSNVECTSSEISALREAEQNSSGARKKANDALFKVIDEQQNTLQSDADNLADLQTQATGSQGQMEAIQAATQLASAQTNQLLQIRSLLVAQQNAAATLAQAQADKEAQQIAADEKVLAGQNTPSPKRIW
- the traJ gene encoding conjugal transfer transcriptional regulator TraJ, with the translated sequence MKVTQTRKNSTPIKVYCLPEEKILIQENAEASGLSVACFVRRVAMGYQVDSIVDIKQVNELSRVNADLGRLGGLLKLWLANDPRTVDFSPTLIRTLLAKIESTRQELRNIMDKILDK
- the trbL gene encoding P-type conjugative transfer protein TrbL, coding for MKIVSKLTFLGIILFFSINAYAGQLDSSGLLDILLDKFQQVASTWTTVIADYANWLFWGLVLISMVWTFGMMAMQGEGLTGVLAEIVRFFAVVGFFYYLLINGPSISQSIINSMRQLAANALGISTGISPSSIVDMAFAILTKVSSAASIWSPMISTIMITVAIIVLVVMSLIAINMLIMLVSAWVLCYAGVILLGFGGSKWTSDIAINYLRTVLSIGIQLFTMTLIIGVGQSFIDQYFSLIKDDVPDLNSLIVLLLASIILLVLTNKLPLLLSGVVGGASLQGIGGFGAGMITGAATTAISGAGAMAMGASAQASGGASALKAAFESAQAAMAEESGSGGGGGSGGGFGGGEDTGSVDTSGGQPSGDSGGSSAGSCSGSARGGSQGFASFSRAGRMASHMGSSMANGTAEYQTMKRSSDASRVQRTIGGELATQIRKQTATRRDNLDHDDFAGDSLSGNNNS